From a region of the Fimbriiglobus ruber genome:
- a CDS encoding response regulator transcription factor, protein MKILVAEDDAMVSYLLKATLSKWGYEVVAVHDGEAALRALQGPNAPGIALLDWMMPGLDGTEVCRRIRCDKARAATYLILLTSRESKADIIVGLQSGANDYIIKPFDHGELQARVGVGRTVVELQQALVARVRELEDATAHVKQLRGLLPVCMYCKKVRDDQNYWEKVEAYISKHLDTTISHGICPDCWASEIVPQMSRFGINTDSLKELE, encoded by the coding sequence ATGAAGATCCTGGTCGCCGAAGACGACGCGATGGTGAGCTACCTGCTCAAAGCGACCCTATCCAAGTGGGGGTACGAGGTCGTTGCCGTCCACGACGGCGAGGCGGCCCTGCGCGCCCTCCAGGGACCGAACGCCCCGGGCATCGCGCTGCTCGACTGGATGATGCCCGGGCTCGACGGCACCGAAGTTTGCCGGCGGATTCGGTGCGACAAGGCCCGGGCCGCGACGTATTTGATCCTGCTCACGAGCCGCGAGTCGAAGGCGGACATCATCGTCGGCCTCCAGAGCGGGGCCAACGATTACATCATCAAGCCGTTCGACCACGGCGAACTCCAGGCCCGCGTCGGCGTCGGGCGCACCGTCGTCGAACTCCAACAGGCCCTGGTCGCGCGCGTCCGCGAACTCGAAGACGCGACGGCACACGTCAAACAGCTGCGCGGGTTGTTGCCCGTTTGCATGTACTGCAAGAAGGTTCGCGACGACCAGAATTACTGGGAAAAGGTCGAGGCGTACATCAGCAAGCACCTGGACACTACCATTTCGCACGGCATCTGCCCGGACTGCTGGGCGAGCGAAATCGTGCCGCAAATGAGCCGCTTCGGAATCAACACCGACTCATTAAAGGAACTGGAATAA
- a CDS encoding prephenate dehydrogenase, whose amino-acid sequence MIPVETLTVVGVGLIGGSVGLAAKTRGAARRVVGVGRDERNLARAAAVGAIDTFTSDLSVGVATADLVVVCTPVDRVGADVLAAAAAAPPRAVITDAGSTKGNIVRELAGKLPADRPTFVGSHPLAGSEKKGAAHSRADLFDDRLVIVTPTAETDLEAVSLVELFWQKLGARVVRMDPFEHDRALAVTSHLPHAAASGLAGVTPPAWLGLTAGGFRDCTRIASGDPQLWAAIFEANRDAVTAALDKFTDRMAGLRQALTAGDTAGVIQWLTEAKQVRDALGS is encoded by the coding sequence ATGATCCCCGTCGAAACGTTAACGGTCGTCGGCGTCGGCCTGATCGGCGGATCGGTCGGGCTAGCGGCGAAAACCCGCGGGGCGGCCCGGCGCGTCGTCGGCGTCGGGCGGGACGAGCGCAACCTGGCGCGGGCCGCGGCCGTGGGAGCCATCGACACCTTTACCTCAGATTTGAGTGTCGGCGTCGCCACGGCCGACCTCGTCGTCGTCTGTACGCCGGTCGACCGCGTGGGCGCGGATGTGCTGGCGGCAGCGGCGGCGGCCCCTCCCCGCGCGGTCATCACCGACGCCGGCAGCACCAAGGGAAACATCGTGCGCGAGTTGGCCGGCAAACTCCCGGCCGACCGCCCCACGTTCGTCGGCAGCCACCCCCTCGCGGGCTCAGAGAAAAAGGGCGCGGCACACTCCCGGGCCGACCTGTTCGACGACCGGCTCGTGATCGTCACCCCGACGGCCGAGACGGACCTGGAAGCGGTTTCCCTGGTCGAACTCTTCTGGCAGAAACTCGGCGCGCGGGTCGTCCGCATGGACCCGTTTGAACACGACCGGGCGCTGGCCGTCACCAGCCACCTCCCCCACGCGGCGGCGTCCGGGTTGGCCGGGGTGACGCCCCCGGCGTGGCTCGGGTTGACCGCCGGGGGGTTCCGGGATTGCACGCGCATCGCCTCCGGCGACCCGCAGTTATGGGCCGCCATCTTCGAGGCCAACCGGGACGCCGTGACGGCGGCTCTGGACAAATTCACCGACCGGATGGCGGGATTGCGGCAGGCGCTGACGGCCGGAGACACGGCGGGCGTGATTCAGTGGTTGACCGAAGCGAAACAGGTGCGCGATGCTCTGGGAAGTTGA
- the purL gene encoding phosphoribosylformylglycinamidine synthase subunit PurL gives MLWEVEIRPTGRDGERERACDEFDLLTHSARGADVVVGSARGFLLEGPLDGADVARLCTALLVDPLVETVAVREVGMAAGSHVHTVLLKPGVMDPVSESVKKAAADVGAQVDEVRTFRRYFGKADTPAADHELMFRKVLANDAIEQVVAGSLHADHLALGRPYEFQRMTVPIRDLSETALLTLSKDGQLALTLDEMLTIQAHFRKQDRDPTDVELETIAQTWSEHCSHKTLKGAIEYTEVTAKGRQTRRYKNLLKETVFGATQTIRQTLGADDWCVSVFADNAGVVKFDDKFHICFKVETHNRPSAIEPYGGSNTGIGGVIRDILGTGLAAKPVCNTDIFCFARPDYPADQLPPGVLHPRRVAHGVVAGVRDYGNRMGIPTVNGAIVFDDRYLANPLVFCGTVGLLPIGLENKKVGAGDLIVALGGRTGRDGIHGATFSSEGLTDASEKVSGGAVQIGNAIAEKKVLDVILQARDRGLYTAVTDCGAGGFSSAVGEMAADLGAHVALEKAPLKYDGLSYTDIWISESQERMVLSVPSASWPELRALAKSEGVEAAVLGTFEETSRLKLSYHGQPIADLDMHFLHDGRPDISRVAEWHAPSVEPTNTKAPAINPQDALLKILGAYSVCSKEWVIRQYDHEVQGGSVVKPLVGVVNDGPSDAAVVMPVLGSWVGAAIGNGINPRYADLDPYAGAAAAIDEAVRNVVAVGGDPRRTAILDNFCWGNVTDPQMLGALVRTAEACRDVAVAYGTPFISGKDSLNNEYKSPTQRIAIPHTLLISALARVPDVRQCVTMDLKESGNDLYLVGTTKDELGGSHLNLVAGRLGGMPPTPDVSIAPQVFAAVHRAIAGGLVRACHDLSEGGLAVAAAEMAFAGGVGADIKALPGVDGLSDEARLFSESTTRFLIEAKPGSAAQLAKEFAGLPFTKIGATTTEPRLRIAGASGEWLIWVKLADLKEAWQKPLRW, from the coding sequence ATGCTCTGGGAAGTTGAGATCCGGCCGACCGGCCGCGATGGCGAGCGCGAGCGGGCGTGCGACGAGTTCGACCTACTCACCCACTCGGCCCGCGGGGCGGACGTGGTCGTCGGCTCGGCCCGCGGGTTCCTGCTCGAAGGGCCGCTCGACGGCGCGGACGTAGCCCGGCTGTGTACCGCCTTACTAGTCGATCCACTGGTCGAGACGGTGGCCGTCCGCGAGGTCGGGATGGCGGCCGGTTCGCACGTCCACACCGTCCTGCTCAAGCCGGGCGTCATGGACCCAGTTTCCGAGAGCGTGAAGAAAGCCGCGGCGGACGTCGGCGCACAAGTCGACGAGGTTCGCACGTTCCGCCGCTACTTCGGCAAAGCGGATACGCCTGCGGCCGATCACGAACTGATGTTCCGTAAAGTGCTGGCGAACGACGCGATCGAACAAGTGGTAGCCGGTTCGCTCCACGCCGATCACCTCGCCCTCGGTCGGCCGTATGAATTCCAACGGATGACTGTCCCGATTCGGGACTTGAGCGAGACTGCCCTTCTGACGCTGAGTAAGGACGGTCAACTCGCACTCACGCTGGACGAGATGCTCACGATCCAGGCGCACTTCCGCAAGCAAGACCGCGACCCGACCGACGTGGAACTGGAAACGATCGCCCAGACGTGGTCCGAGCACTGCTCGCACAAGACTTTGAAAGGCGCCATCGAGTACACCGAAGTCACGGCCAAAGGACGGCAAACCCGACGGTACAAGAACCTGCTCAAAGAAACCGTCTTCGGGGCCACCCAGACGATCCGCCAAACGCTCGGGGCGGACGACTGGTGCGTGAGCGTCTTCGCGGACAACGCCGGCGTGGTCAAATTCGACGACAAGTTCCACATCTGTTTCAAGGTCGAGACGCACAACCGCCCGTCCGCCATCGAGCCTTACGGCGGCTCGAACACCGGCATCGGCGGCGTGATCCGGGACATCCTCGGCACCGGCCTGGCGGCCAAGCCGGTCTGCAACACCGACATCTTCTGCTTCGCACGCCCCGACTACCCGGCCGACCAACTCCCGCCCGGCGTCCTCCACCCGCGCCGCGTCGCCCACGGCGTCGTCGCCGGGGTTCGCGACTACGGCAACCGGATGGGTATCCCGACCGTCAACGGGGCGATCGTCTTCGACGACCGCTACCTGGCGAATCCACTCGTTTTCTGCGGAACGGTCGGTCTCCTCCCGATCGGCCTGGAGAACAAGAAGGTCGGCGCCGGCGACCTGATCGTGGCGCTCGGCGGGCGGACCGGGCGGGACGGCATCCACGGGGCGACGTTCTCGTCCGAAGGGTTGACCGACGCCTCCGAGAAGGTGAGCGGCGGGGCAGTCCAGATCGGCAACGCGATCGCCGAGAAGAAGGTTCTCGACGTGATCCTACAGGCCCGCGATCGCGGCCTCTACACCGCCGTGACCGACTGCGGTGCGGGCGGTTTTAGCTCGGCAGTCGGCGAAATGGCGGCCGACCTCGGCGCCCACGTCGCGCTCGAAAAAGCCCCCCTGAAATACGACGGGCTGAGTTACACGGACATCTGGATCAGCGAGTCGCAGGAGCGGATGGTCCTGTCCGTCCCGTCGGCCTCATGGCCCGAACTTCGGGCTCTCGCGAAGAGCGAGGGCGTCGAGGCCGCCGTCCTCGGGACGTTCGAGGAGACGAGCCGGCTCAAGCTGAGTTACCACGGTCAGCCCATCGCCGACCTGGACATGCACTTCCTGCACGACGGCCGGCCGGACATCTCCCGCGTAGCCGAGTGGCACGCCCCGTCCGTCGAGCCGACGAATACCAAAGCCCCGGCGATCAATCCGCAGGACGCCCTTCTGAAGATCCTCGGCGCGTATTCCGTCTGCTCGAAGGAATGGGTGATCCGACAGTACGATCACGAAGTTCAGGGCGGGAGCGTGGTCAAGCCGCTCGTCGGCGTCGTGAACGACGGCCCGTCGGACGCGGCGGTCGTCATGCCGGTCCTCGGGTCGTGGGTCGGGGCGGCGATTGGTAATGGGATAAACCCGCGGTACGCCGACCTCGACCCCTACGCCGGTGCCGCGGCCGCCATCGACGAGGCGGTGCGAAACGTCGTGGCCGTCGGCGGCGATCCGCGTCGGACGGCGATCCTCGACAACTTCTGCTGGGGCAACGTGACTGACCCGCAGATGCTCGGGGCACTGGTCCGCACCGCGGAAGCGTGCCGCGATGTGGCCGTCGCGTATGGCACGCCGTTCATCAGCGGCAAGGACAGCCTGAATAACGAGTACAAGTCGCCGACGCAACGGATCGCGATCCCGCACACGCTGCTCATTTCCGCGCTCGCCCGAGTGCCGGACGTCCGCCAGTGCGTGACGATGGATCTGAAGGAATCCGGCAACGATCTTTACCTCGTGGGCACGACAAAGGACGAACTCGGCGGGTCGCACCTGAATCTGGTGGCGGGCCGTCTGGGGGGGATGCCGCCGACCCCGGACGTCAGCATCGCTCCCCAAGTTTTCGCGGCCGTCCATCGAGCGATCGCGGGCGGACTTGTCCGCGCGTGCCACGACTTGAGCGAAGGCGGCTTGGCCGTCGCGGCCGCGGAGATGGCGTTCGCGGGCGGGGTCGGCGCAGACATCAAGGCTCTGCCCGGGGTCGATGGGTTGAGCGACGAAGCCCGACTCTTCAGCGAATCAACGACCCGCTTCCTGATCGAAGCCAAGCCTGGGAGCGCCGCTCAACTGGCGAAAGAGTTTGCCGGCCTCCCCTTCACCAAGATCGGCGCCACGACCACCGAGCCCCGACTCCGCATCGCCGGTGCGAGCGGTGAGTGGTTGATCTGGGTCAAACTCGCGGACCTGAAAGAAGCGTGGCAAAAGCCGCTTCGCTGGTAA
- a CDS encoding Gfo/Idh/MocA family protein: MTSPASRREFLAASASAVALATAPAVHAAGDDTLRIGLIGCGGRGTGAADQALRADKKVKLVAMGDAFEDRLNESLTGLRKIPEIADKIAVAPDHCFTGFDAYKHVIAASDVVLLCTPPHFRPLHLKAAVDAGKHVFAEKPCAVDAPGVRSVLASCAAAKAKGVAVVSGLCLRFDAGFRETVRRIHDGAIGDVVMLEANDYRSGRWAKPRQPGWTDMHYQMRNWYNFTWLSGDFNVEQHVHFLDTCAWVMKDEYPVRAIGMGGREVLTGPEYGNIYDHFSVVYEYASGARLVSNCRQQKGCDNDLSAHALGSKGRASLSERRGGCAIKGATNWGYDGSGNAMYQAEHDELFASIRAGTPINNGEYMAKSTLLAIMGRMAAYTGRRVTWQQAMKSVEDLSPPKYDWDVKLPDPHPAVPGVTKFV, from the coding sequence ATGACGTCTCCTGCCTCTCGTCGCGAGTTCCTCGCGGCTTCCGCCAGCGCGGTCGCGCTGGCGACCGCCCCCGCTGTCCACGCCGCCGGGGACGACACGCTACGGATCGGCCTGATCGGATGTGGCGGCCGCGGCACCGGCGCGGCCGACCAGGCACTGCGCGCGGATAAGAAAGTTAAACTCGTCGCGATGGGCGACGCCTTCGAGGACCGCCTCAACGAGAGCTTGACCGGTCTTCGCAAAATCCCCGAGATCGCCGACAAAATCGCTGTCGCACCCGACCACTGTTTCACGGGATTCGACGCCTACAAGCACGTCATCGCTGCCAGTGACGTAGTGCTGCTGTGTACACCCCCGCACTTCCGTCCGCTGCACCTGAAGGCCGCGGTCGACGCCGGGAAGCACGTCTTCGCCGAGAAGCCCTGCGCGGTAGACGCCCCGGGTGTGAGGTCGGTGCTGGCGAGCTGCGCGGCGGCCAAGGCGAAAGGCGTGGCCGTCGTCTCCGGGCTCTGCCTGCGGTTCGACGCCGGGTTCCGCGAGACGGTCCGCCGGATTCACGACGGCGCGATCGGCGACGTGGTCATGCTGGAAGCCAACGACTACCGGAGCGGGCGGTGGGCAAAGCCGCGGCAGCCGGGCTGGACCGACATGCATTACCAGATGCGCAACTGGTACAACTTCACCTGGCTCTCCGGCGATTTCAACGTCGAGCAGCACGTCCACTTCCTCGATACCTGCGCGTGGGTGATGAAGGACGAATACCCAGTCCGCGCGATCGGGATGGGCGGCCGGGAGGTGCTGACCGGGCCGGAATATGGCAACATTTACGACCACTTCTCGGTCGTCTACGAGTACGCGAGCGGCGCCCGCCTCGTGAGCAACTGCCGGCAGCAGAAGGGCTGCGACAACGATCTGAGCGCGCACGCTCTCGGCAGCAAGGGCCGGGCTTCACTTTCCGAACGCAGAGGTGGGTGCGCGATCAAGGGCGCGACGAACTGGGGTTACGACGGCTCGGGTAACGCCATGTATCAGGCCGAACACGACGAGCTGTTTGCCAGCATCCGTGCCGGTACCCCGATCAACAACGGCGAGTACATGGCCAAGAGTACGCTGCTCGCCATCATGGGCCGGATGGCCGCGTACACCGGCCGCCGGGTGACGTGGCAGCAGGCGATGAAGTCGGTCGAAGACCTGTCGCCGCCGAAATACGATTGGGACGTCAAACTACCCGACCCGCACCCCGCGGTGCCCGGGGTGACGAAGTTTGTGTGA